A genomic window from Rhizobium sp. EC-SD404 includes:
- the katG gene encoding catalase/peroxidase HPI, with translation MDAKVDKAGKCPVIHSLSQAKTLRDWWPNQLNLSILHQNSPLGNPMGEKFDYAEKFQKLDYKALKQDLTALMTDSQEWWPADYGHYGPFFIRMAWHSAGTYRTGDGRGGSSSGTQRFAPLNSWPDNANLDKARRLLWPIKQKYGNKISWADLFILTGNVALESMGFKTFGFAGGREDIFEPEQDIYWGTEEEWLAPSDAAKSRYSGERELANPLAAVQMGLIYVNPEGPDGRPDPLASAKDIRETFGRMAMNDEETVALVAGGHTFGKMHGAGDASLVGKDPEGSDIADQGLGWTSTYESGRGVHTITSGLEGPWTANPIQWDNGYFDVLFGYDWELSKSPAGAWQWHARDLAEQDHAPQVDGSGNRVKLVMSTADMAMKMDPIYGPISRRFHENPDQFADAFARAWFKLTHRDMGPRVRYLGEEVPQEVLIWQDPVPAVDHPLIDAADIADLKSKILASGLSVSELVSTAWASASTFRGSDKRGGANGARVRLAPQKDWEVNDPEQLAKVLSALENIQSSFNASQTGGKKVSMADVIVLAGVAAVEKAARDGGHDVDVPFTPGRMDATQEQTDAESFEPMEPKADGFRNYLEVDFSIPTEELLIDRAQLLTLTAPELTVLVGGLRVLGANHGNSKHGVFTDRVGTLSNDFFVNLLDMNTAWKSVSEAQDVFEARDRKSGEVKWTGTRVDLVFGSNSQLRALAEHYAQDDTQDQFVRDFVNAWTKVMNADRFDLKRDHWSKS, from the coding sequence ATGGACGCCAAAGTTGATAAAGCGGGCAAATGCCCGGTCATCCACTCGCTCTCGCAGGCCAAGACGCTTCGGGATTGGTGGCCGAACCAGCTCAATCTCAGCATCCTTCACCAGAACTCCCCGCTCGGAAATCCGATGGGCGAGAAGTTCGACTACGCGGAGAAATTCCAGAAGCTCGACTACAAGGCCCTGAAGCAGGACCTGACCGCGCTGATGACGGATTCGCAGGAATGGTGGCCGGCCGATTACGGCCATTACGGCCCGTTCTTCATCCGCATGGCATGGCACAGCGCCGGCACGTACCGCACGGGCGACGGCCGTGGCGGCTCGTCCTCCGGCACGCAGCGTTTCGCGCCGCTGAACAGCTGGCCGGACAACGCCAACCTGGACAAGGCACGACGCCTGCTCTGGCCGATCAAGCAGAAATACGGCAACAAGATCTCCTGGGCCGACCTCTTCATTCTGACCGGCAACGTCGCTCTGGAATCGATGGGCTTCAAGACGTTTGGTTTCGCAGGTGGCCGCGAAGACATCTTCGAGCCCGAGCAGGACATCTACTGGGGCACGGAAGAAGAGTGGCTCGCACCTTCGGATGCTGCCAAGAGCCGTTATTCCGGTGAGCGCGAGCTGGCGAACCCGCTGGCCGCCGTTCAGATGGGCCTCATCTATGTCAATCCGGAAGGCCCGGACGGTCGTCCCGACCCTCTCGCCTCGGCCAAGGACATCCGCGAAACCTTCGGCCGCATGGCCATGAACGACGAAGAAACCGTTGCCCTGGTTGCCGGTGGCCACACCTTCGGCAAGATGCACGGTGCCGGCGATGCGTCGCTGGTCGGCAAGGATCCGGAAGGCTCCGACATTGCAGATCAGGGGCTGGGCTGGACGAGCACCTACGAGAGCGGCCGCGGCGTTCACACCATCACCAGCGGTCTCGAAGGCCCGTGGACGGCAAACCCGATCCAGTGGGACAACGGCTATTTCGACGTTCTGTTCGGCTATGACTGGGAACTGAGCAAGAGCCCGGCCGGTGCCTGGCAGTGGCATGCCCGCGATCTCGCCGAGCAGGATCATGCTCCGCAGGTCGATGGTTCCGGCAACCGCGTCAAGCTCGTGATGTCGACCGCCGATATGGCCATGAAGATGGACCCGATTTACGGCCCGATCTCCCGCCGCTTCCACGAGAACCCGGATCAGTTCGCCGATGCATTCGCTCGTGCCTGGTTCAAGCTGACCCACCGCGACATGGGTCCGCGCGTGCGTTATCTCGGCGAGGAAGTGCCGCAGGAAGTGCTGATCTGGCAGGATCCCGTCCCGGCCGTCGATCACCCGCTCATCGATGCGGCTGACATCGCCGATCTGAAGTCGAAGATTCTTGCTTCGGGCCTTTCGGTTTCCGAACTGGTCTCGACCGCATGGGCATCGGCCTCGACCTTCCGTGGCTCGGACAAGCGCGGCGGTGCCAATGGCGCTCGCGTTCGCCTGGCGCCGCAGAAGGACTGGGAAGTCAACGATCCGGAACAGCTTGCCAAGGTGCTGAGCGCGCTGGAGAACATCCAGTCGTCGTTCAACGCCTCGCAGACGGGCGGCAAGAAGGTCTCGATGGCCGACGTCATCGTGCTTGCAGGTGTCGCGGCGGTCGAGAAGGCCGCCCGCGACGGCGGCCACGATGTCGACGTACCGTTCACGCCGGGCCGCATGGATGCGACGCAGGAACAGACGGATGCGGAGTCCTTCGAGCCGATGGAACCGAAAGCCGATGGCTTCCGCAACTATCTCGAGGTGGACTTCTCCATCCCGACCGAGGAACTCCTGATCGACCGGGCGCAGCTTCTGACGCTGACCGCTCCGGAACTGACGGTGCTCGTCGGTGGCCTGCGTGTTCTCGGTGCCAACCACGGCAACTCCAAGCACGGCGTCTTCACGGATCGGGTTGGCACGCTGTCGAACGACTTCTTCGTCAACCTGCTCGACATGAACACGGCCTGGAAGTCGGTTTCAGAAGCGCAGGATGTTTTCGAGGCACGCGACCGCAAGTCCGGCGAAGTCAAATGGACCGGCACCCGCGTCGATCTCGTCTTCGGCTCGAACTCGCAGCTGCGCGCGCTTGCCGAGCACTATGCCCAGGACGACACGCAGGACCAGTTCGTGCGTGACTTCGTGAACGCCTGGACGAAGGTCATGAATGCCGATCGCTTCGACCTGAAGCGAGACCATTGGTCCAAATCGTAA
- a CDS encoding hydrogen peroxide-inducible genes activator — protein sequence MKNLTLKQLRYFEALARHGHFGRAADACSISQPALSVQIKELEEGVGAELFDRSARQVRLSHVGKAFALRVRDILRSVDELGDLARASQAQLVGQLRMGIIPTVAPYLLPSVMERLSRLHEGLDIHVRETLTTTLVEDLENGSLDTAIVALPVSEPSLTEVALFSENFVLVRPRADADKPVPDRDALKEMRLLLLEEGHCFRDQALSFCNLHAAPPRELLEVGSLSTLVQMVSAGIGVTLIPEMAVSVETRSADVAINRFEGPQPSRTIGMVWRKTSPLGLQLQKIADIVRLAGRDMQAKAEPGIDEPAVRPKRWPA from the coding sequence ATGAAGAACTTGACGCTCAAGCAACTGCGCTATTTCGAAGCGCTCGCACGGCACGGGCATTTCGGCCGCGCGGCCGATGCCTGTTCGATCTCCCAGCCGGCGCTCTCGGTCCAGATCAAGGAGCTGGAAGAGGGGGTCGGCGCAGAGCTCTTCGATCGCAGCGCGCGGCAGGTTCGGCTGTCGCATGTCGGCAAGGCCTTCGCGCTGCGCGTGCGCGACATTCTCCGGTCGGTAGACGAGCTCGGCGACCTGGCGCGTGCCTCCCAAGCCCAACTGGTCGGACAATTGCGCATGGGGATCATCCCGACGGTGGCACCTTACCTGCTGCCGTCGGTCATGGAGCGCCTGTCGCGGCTCCACGAAGGGCTCGACATCCATGTGCGGGAAACGCTGACAACGACGCTGGTGGAGGATCTGGAAAACGGCAGCCTCGACACTGCGATCGTCGCGCTGCCCGTCTCCGAGCCGTCGCTGACGGAGGTTGCGCTATTTTCCGAAAACTTCGTCCTGGTGCGTCCGCGGGCCGATGCGGACAAACCGGTCCCCGATCGCGACGCTCTGAAGGAAATGCGGCTTCTTCTCCTGGAGGAAGGTCATTGCTTCAGGGACCAGGCGCTCTCCTTCTGCAATCTGCACGCTGCGCCGCCGCGGGAACTGCTCGAAGTCGGGTCACTCTCGACCCTGGTGCAGATGGTGAGCGCCGGCATCGGTGTGACGCTGATCCCTGAAATGGCGGTTTCCGTCGAAACGCGCTCGGCCGATGTCGCGATCAACCGTTTCGAAGGCCCGCAGCCCTCGCGAACGATCGGCATGGTCTGGCGAAAGACGAGCCCGCTCGGCCTGCAACTGCAGAAAATCGCGGATATCGTGCGGCTGGCCGGGCGCGACATGCAGGCCAAGGCCGAACCAGGAATTGACGAGCCAGCAGTTCGACCGAAACGTTGGCCGGCCTAA
- a CDS encoding DUF3618 domain-containing protein produces the protein MNTNSPADIERDAERVRAEIADTAEHLKAKISPGQLMDEVVDYFKAGDANQFVGNLKRQVRDNPLALGLIGGGLAWLMMGSGTPSLSRPSSTGYRGTGRPTSTDFASSDYDTSSASTLSGSASSRTSTGTHSSTSALDKASGALGASADAVTRTAHDAADSAAAAWGSVRDTASHGLSDASEGLSHAADRVGEAGMRVRRNVVDVLDREPLVLGAIGLAVGAAIAAMLPTTRTEERYLGDASQKAQDRAKDVLSEGYEKAKHVADDAYSAAKAEVKTQVDDKGGDKSATSASSTSSADTSGPKVTSTTSSTPPAPTAPRTFPGS, from the coding sequence ATGAATACCAATTCACCCGCTGACATTGAGCGCGACGCCGAGCGCGTGCGCGCCGAAATCGCCGATACCGCTGAGCATCTGAAGGCGAAGATATCGCCCGGACAGTTGATGGACGAGGTCGTCGACTACTTCAAAGCAGGCGACGCGAACCAGTTCGTCGGCAATCTGAAGCGGCAGGTCCGCGACAATCCCCTCGCCCTGGGTTTGATCGGCGGCGGCTTGGCCTGGCTGATGATGGGTTCCGGCACGCCCTCTCTGTCGCGACCCTCGAGCACGGGCTATCGCGGCACCGGCCGGCCCACCTCGACCGATTTTGCCTCTTCGGATTACGATACGTCCTCGGCGAGCACGCTCAGCGGTTCCGCCTCGAGCCGAACCTCGACAGGGACGCATTCGTCCACCAGCGCCTTGGACAAGGCATCGGGCGCGCTCGGCGCCTCGGCTGATGCGGTAACGCGCACCGCCCATGACGCTGCCGACAGCGCAGCCGCTGCCTGGGGTTCGGTTCGCGACACGGCGAGCCATGGGCTCTCGGATGCGAGCGAAGGTCTGTCGCACGCCGCCGACCGTGTCGGCGAAGCTGGCATGCGCGTGCGTCGCAACGTCGTCGACGTTCTGGATCGCGAGCCGCTCGTGCTTGGCGCGATCGGCCTTGCCGTCGGTGCGGCGATCGCTGCCATGCTGCCGACGACCCGGACCGAAGAACGTTACTTGGGCGATGCGAGCCAGAAAGCACAGGATCGCGCCAAGGATGTGCTGAGCGAAGGCTATGAGAAGGCAAAGCACGTTGCCGACGATGCCTATTCTGCCGCGAAGGCCGAGGTGAAGACGCAGGTCGATGACAAGGGCGGCGATAAATCCGCCACTTCTGCATCGTCTACGTCGTCCGCCGACACCTCCGGCCCGAAGGTGACATCCACGACGTCGTCAACGCCGCCGGCCCCGACGGCGCCCCGCACGTTCCCGGGAAGCTGA
- a CDS encoding phage holin family protein encodes MIDDRDNRSIATLVSDLVQQLSTLVQTEGRLLRSELNESAHKVGNGAMEVAAGALLLLAALIVLLQALIVGLANLGLGVGWASLLVGVLVAVVGAMLVKRGSTNMSPSELAPNRTAHQLRKDADLAQEQAR; translated from the coding sequence ATGATCGACGATAGAGACAACCGTTCGATCGCGACGCTCGTGTCCGATCTCGTGCAGCAGCTTTCCACGCTTGTGCAGACCGAAGGCCGGCTTCTGCGCAGCGAATTGAACGAAAGCGCCCACAAGGTCGGCAATGGCGCGATGGAAGTCGCCGCAGGCGCCCTTCTCCTCCTCGCCGCACTGATCGTGCTCCTGCAGGCGTTGATCGTCGGACTGGCCAATCTGGGCCTCGGCGTCGGCTGGGCCTCTCTTCTCGTCGGTGTGCTCGTCGCCGTGGTCGGCGCGATGCTCGTCAAGCGTGGTTCGACCAACATGTCGCCGTCAGAACTCGCCCCCAATCGCACCGCGCATCAGTTGCGCAAAGACGCCGACTTGGCGCAGGAGCAAGCACGATGA
- a CDS encoding DUF3320 domain-containing protein: MNTDSQEPGGAISESDADRPLFRRADLAVFQPKPDRFYDVAYSQTVRAMVQAVLEAEAPVRDDVLAQRIARAHGWQRTGAAIRSHIERHLKTVESSTEEGGRFLWRDGQQKEPIAYRHHATEDDRRSVGDIALVELAAFVRDNPKLVEAEDPALAFSRMIGLSRLTAPSRARLDAAIEQAQTR; encoded by the coding sequence ATGAATACGGACAGCCAGGAGCCGGGTGGCGCCATTTCGGAATCGGATGCCGACCGCCCGCTTTTTCGACGCGCCGATCTCGCAGTCTTCCAGCCGAAGCCGGACCGCTTCTACGATGTCGCCTATTCTCAGACCGTCCGCGCGATGGTGCAGGCCGTGCTCGAAGCGGAAGCGCCGGTGCGCGACGACGTGCTGGCTCAGCGCATTGCGCGCGCTCATGGCTGGCAGCGAACCGGTGCGGCCATCCGCAGCCATATCGAGCGACACCTAAAGACCGTGGAATCATCGACCGAAGAGGGTGGCCGCTTTTTGTGGCGTGACGGTCAGCAGAAGGAGCCGATCGCCTATCGTCACCACGCCACCGAGGACGACAGACGCTCCGTCGGCGACATCGCGCTCGTCGAACTCGCAGCTTTCGTGCGCGACAATCCCAAGCTCGTCGAAGCTGAAGATCCCGCATTGGCATTTTCTCGGATGATCGGGCTGAGCCGGCTGACCGCGCCGAGCCGCGCACGACTGGACGCCGCAATCGAACAGGCGCAAACTCGGTAA
- a CDS encoding ABC transporter ATP-binding protein: MSALVVQDLSATLGRRGVLDGVSFTAKKGELIGLVGVNGAGKSTLLRALVGLLPSHGDMESDGDDLRRMGAGDRARRIAYLPQEREIAWPIAVADLVALGRTPHRKPFASLATADLKAIDRAMAQMDVGHLRAVPATELSGGERARVLIARALAQEAPLLLVDEPTAGLDPGHQIDLMQVLTDLAAGGTTVLVCIHDLALAARWCSRILLIDAGKIKVDGLPTQVLTHETLGSVYGVTAHIAEVDGRTVIQPLGRAPSA; encoded by the coding sequence ATGAGCGCGCTCGTCGTTCAGGACCTGTCGGCGACGCTCGGACGGCGGGGGGTGCTCGATGGCGTCTCCTTTACCGCGAAAAAGGGCGAACTGATCGGGCTTGTCGGCGTCAACGGCGCGGGGAAATCGACGCTTCTGCGCGCCCTTGTCGGCCTTCTGCCCAGCCACGGCGACATGGAATCCGACGGCGACGATCTGCGTCGCATGGGTGCCGGAGATCGAGCCCGGCGCATCGCCTATCTGCCCCAAGAGCGTGAGATCGCCTGGCCCATCGCCGTCGCCGATCTCGTCGCGCTTGGCCGGACGCCGCATCGCAAGCCTTTCGCCTCCTTGGCTACGGCCGATCTGAAGGCGATCGATCGCGCGATGGCGCAGATGGATGTGGGCCATCTGCGCGCCGTGCCTGCAACGGAGCTTTCCGGCGGCGAGCGCGCCCGCGTGCTGATCGCCCGGGCGCTTGCGCAGGAAGCGCCGCTGCTCCTCGTGGACGAACCGACCGCAGGGCTCGATCCCGGCCATCAGATCGATCTCATGCAGGTTCTGACGGACCTGGCAGCAGGCGGCACGACCGTGCTCGTCTGCATTCACGATCTGGCACTGGCCGCCCGCTGGTGCAGCCGCATCCTTTTGATCGACGCTGGAAAGATCAAGGTCGACGGGCTGCCCACGCAGGTGCTCACCCACGAGACGCTCGGCAGCGTTTATGGCGTCACCGCCCATATCGCCGAGGTGGACGGCCGAACCGTGATCCAGCCGCTGGGACGCGCTCCAAGCGCTTAG
- a CDS encoding iron ABC transporter permease — MTRAASTKALLGGLSVLVLMLFFLSLLTGPADLSPIDSLRVLASPDGSALALVMWEIRLPRALLGLMIGASLGLSGAVLQGYLRNPLAEPGLLGVSASASLGAVVAIHSGMAAAFALALPLMALVGALACVVALHLLAGRMGSALTVILAGVALSSLAGAMTSLVLNLSSNPFAALEIVFWMLGSLADRSMVHVYLAAPFMLAGWALLAGLGRALDTLTLGTDTAASMGTSMRRVGLLATFGTALCVGAATAVAGAIGFVGLIVPHLLRPLVGSQPSRLLPASALGGASLLLAADVAVRLIAPERDLKLGVLTAAIGAPFFLWLVVKHRRSAA, encoded by the coding sequence ATGACACGCGCAGCCAGCACCAAGGCGCTGCTCGGCGGGCTCTCCGTGCTCGTGCTTATGCTGTTCTTCCTGTCGCTTCTGACCGGGCCGGCCGATCTCTCGCCGATCGACAGCCTTCGCGTGCTTGCCTCGCCCGACGGAAGCGCATTGGCGCTGGTAATGTGGGAAATCCGCCTGCCGCGGGCGCTGCTTGGCCTGATGATCGGCGCCTCGCTCGGGCTTTCCGGGGCGGTGCTGCAGGGCTATCTGCGCAATCCACTCGCCGAACCCGGCCTGCTCGGCGTCAGCGCATCGGCCTCGCTCGGCGCGGTCGTCGCGATCCATAGCGGCATGGCAGCGGCCTTTGCACTTGCCCTGCCACTGATGGCGCTTGTCGGTGCGCTTGCCTGCGTCGTCGCTCTGCATCTGCTTGCTGGCCGGATGGGCAGCGCCCTGACGGTCATCCTGGCGGGCGTTGCACTCTCGAGCCTTGCCGGAGCGATGACCTCGTTGGTGCTCAATCTCTCGTCCAACCCGTTCGCAGCGCTCGAAATCGTCTTCTGGATGCTTGGGTCGCTCGCGGATCGATCAATGGTCCACGTCTATCTGGCAGCGCCCTTCATGCTCGCCGGCTGGGCGCTGCTCGCAGGTCTCGGCCGGGCGCTCGACACGCTGACGCTCGGCACCGACACGGCGGCCAGCATGGGCACGAGCATGCGTCGGGTGGGCCTGCTGGCGACATTCGGCACGGCCCTTTGCGTCGGTGCGGCAACGGCCGTCGCAGGCGCCATCGGTTTCGTCGGCCTCATCGTTCCCCATCTCCTTCGCCCACTGGTCGGCTCGCAGCCGTCGCGCTTGCTGCCGGCCAGCGCATTGGGCGGCGCATCTCTGCTGCTTGCGGCAGATGTGGCCGTTCGCCTGATCGCTCCGGAACGCGACCTGAAGCTCGGGGTGCTGACGGCTGCGATCGGTGCTCCCTTCTTCCTTTGGCTTGTCGTCAAGCATCGCCGGAGCGCGGCATGA
- a CDS encoding ABC transporter substrate-binding protein, producing the protein MRIFMLSLAGVVAIATAPAASAETVPQRVVSMNVCTDQLAMLLAPSGQLISISSLARDADYSMLAEAALAYPINYGRAEEIHQLQPDLVLAGTFTTRSTVAMLRRLGIRVEEFAPEASLEDIRSNLLRMGTLLGRESQASDLVAAFDARLAGLASEPSDIDVAIYEPDSYALGPGTLAHAVVEAAGLTNVADALGVTGMGRVPLEVMVMQAPDILLTTDDGDEVRVRAEENFAHPAFRRVAATSRTLSLPGPHWVCGGPFTLDAIELLQDAAADIAVGRP; encoded by the coding sequence GTGCGCATCTTTATGCTGAGCCTTGCCGGCGTGGTGGCGATTGCCACCGCGCCGGCAGCCAGTGCCGAAACCGTGCCGCAGCGCGTGGTGTCGATGAATGTCTGCACCGATCAATTGGCCATGCTGCTTGCCCCCTCCGGCCAGTTGATCTCAATATCCAGCCTCGCCCGCGACGCAGATTATTCGATGCTGGCCGAGGCTGCTTTGGCCTATCCGATCAATTACGGGCGCGCCGAGGAAATCCATCAACTGCAGCCGGATCTTGTGCTGGCCGGCACGTTCACAACACGCAGCACGGTCGCGATGCTTCGCCGGCTCGGCATTCGCGTCGAAGAATTCGCGCCCGAAGCTTCGCTCGAAGACATCCGATCGAACCTTCTGCGCATGGGCACGCTGTTGGGGCGGGAAAGCCAGGCTTCAGATCTCGTCGCCGCATTCGATGCGCGGCTTGCCGGTCTGGCCAGCGAACCGTCGGACATCGACGTCGCCATCTACGAGCCCGACAGCTATGCGCTCGGTCCCGGCACACTTGCCCATGCGGTCGTTGAAGCCGCCGGTCTCACCAATGTCGCCGATGCACTCGGCGTCACGGGCATGGGGCGCGTGCCGCTCGAAGTCATGGTCATGCAGGCGCCCGACATTCTCCTGACGACCGATGACGGCGACGAAGTGCGCGTGCGTGCCGAGGAAAACTTCGCACATCCCGCCTTCCGGCGTGTTGCGGCGACGAGCCGAACGCTTTCTTTGCCCGGCCCGCACTGGGTGTGCGGCGGGCCCTTCACCCTCGATGCGATCGAACTCCTGCAGGATGCTGCAGCCGACATCGCGGTTGGCCGGCCATGA
- a CDS encoding TonB-dependent receptor: MLRIFIPAGAILLAAVGVANAQDAETTTVLDRLLVTDGLTPVAQEKSGRAFTVITAEDIERSQVTSVADILRTVPGLSVSRMGSIGAQTQVRVRGAEANHVIVMIDGVDVSDTAAGEFDFGSLMTSDIERIEVLRGPQSAFYGSNALSGVINVITKRGERGGFRTNVRSETGTDGTVLGGVTLSGGRDDFDLSLGATFRRSDGYNVSPFGSEKDGDRNATLNGRFAYDLMPGLTLDGTLRYVNRRSELDPQNFETLGPPDFLPGPFVGLVVDGDEETATEELVGSLGLTHESADGAWTQNLRISGNDTFRENFTDGALATSSDGNRVTVSYQATYAFDTPNLLDATHKITGGYEFERETYLPSHLTERQSRDGNSFVAEYRGEYLGQFFLNGAIRHDLNDRFADSTTFSLSGAWAVPGTLTRLHSSIGTGVTNPTFIEQFGYDPESFVGNPDLVPEESIGFDIGIEQGFLGGALIVDLTYFNQDLTNEIATVFGPAPTYASTPINLLGESRRQGIEIAATLDLGSGLSAQGSYTYLDASEQSQSGGPRLAEVRRPRHSGSLGLTYRFMEKRASLFGEVIFNGEMEDVAFVPTLPSRVTLDAYQTVNVGGSYRFNETFETYGRVENLFDEDYQEIFGYNAQGRTAFVGLRGAF; this comes from the coding sequence TTGCTTAGAATATTCATTCCAGCAGGCGCGATCCTGCTGGCAGCTGTCGGCGTTGCCAACGCTCAGGATGCCGAGACCACTACCGTTCTCGACCGTCTGCTGGTCACCGACGGGCTGACACCCGTGGCCCAGGAAAAATCCGGCCGCGCCTTCACCGTGATCACTGCCGAGGATATCGAGCGAAGCCAGGTCACGTCGGTTGCCGATATCCTGCGCACGGTTCCCGGACTGTCCGTCTCCCGCATGGGATCGATCGGGGCGCAGACGCAGGTGCGCGTACGCGGCGCGGAAGCCAACCACGTCATCGTCATGATCGACGGCGTGGACGTCAGCGACACGGCGGCCGGCGAGTTTGATTTCGGCAGCCTCATGACGTCCGACATCGAACGTATCGAGGTCCTGCGTGGGCCGCAAAGCGCGTTTTATGGGTCCAACGCGCTCTCGGGCGTCATCAACGTCATCACCAAGCGCGGCGAGCGTGGCGGCTTCAGGACGAACGTACGGAGCGAGACCGGAACCGACGGCACCGTGCTCGGCGGCGTCACGCTGAGTGGCGGGCGCGACGATTTCGATCTGTCGCTCGGCGCCACGTTCCGACGCAGCGACGGCTACAATGTCTCGCCGTTCGGCTCGGAGAAGGACGGCGACCGCAATGCCACGCTCAACGGCCGGTTCGCCTATGACCTGATGCCGGGGCTGACGCTCGACGGCACGCTTCGCTACGTCAATCGCCGCAGCGAACTCGATCCGCAGAATTTCGAGACGCTCGGACCGCCGGACTTCCTGCCGGGCCCGTTCGTCGGCCTGGTCGTCGATGGCGACGAGGAAACGGCTACAGAAGAGCTTGTTGGTTCGCTCGGGCTTACGCATGAATCTGCCGATGGCGCCTGGACGCAAAATCTGCGAATCTCCGGCAACGACACGTTCCGTGAAAACTTCACCGATGGAGCGCTTGCAACATCCAGCGACGGCAACCGCGTCACCGTTTCCTATCAGGCGACCTATGCGTTCGACACGCCGAACCTGCTCGACGCCACGCACAAGATCACAGGCGGGTACGAGTTCGAGCGGGAAACCTACCTGCCGTCTCACCTGACCGAACGCCAGAGCCGCGATGGGAACTCGTTCGTTGCCGAATATCGCGGCGAGTATCTCGGGCAGTTCTTTCTGAATGGCGCGATCCGTCACGATCTGAACGACCGCTTCGCCGATTCCACGACGTTCAGCCTCAGCGGTGCCTGGGCCGTTCCGGGCACGCTCACGCGTCTGCACTCCTCGATCGGGACGGGCGTCACCAATCCCACCTTCATCGAGCAATTCGGCTATGATCCGGAAAGCTTCGTCGGAAACCCCGATCTCGTTCCGGAAGAAAGCATCGGGTTCGATATCGGCATCGAGCAAGGCTTCCTCGGTGGAGCGCTCATCGTCGATCTCACCTATTTCAATCAGGACCTCACCAACGAGATCGCAACGGTCTTCGGGCCGGCACCGACCTACGCATCCACGCCGATCAACCTGCTCGGGGAAAGCCGCCGCCAGGGGATCGAAATCGCCGCGACTCTCGACCTCGGATCCGGGCTTTCCGCACAGGGCAGCTACACCTACCTCGACGCCAGCGAGCAGAGCCAGAGCGGCGGACCGCGCCTTGCCGAAGTGCGCAGACCCCGCCACTCGGGATCGCTCGGCCTCACCTATCGCTTCATGGAAAAGCGCGCGTCGCTTTTCGGCGAAGTGATCTTCAACGGCGAGATGGAGGATGTCGCTTTCGTTCCGACGCTGCCCAGCCGCGTGACGCTCGACGCCTATCAGACGGTGAATGTCGGCGGCAGCTACCGGTTCAACGAGACGTTCGAGACCTATGGCCGGGTGGAGAACCTGTTCGACGAGGATTACCAGGAGATCTTCGGCTACAACGCGCAAGGCCGGACGGCCTTCGTTGGACTGAGGGGAGCGTTCTGA